CGCCCGGACGAATTCCAGAAAAAATTAAAACCGCCTCCGCGCAGGCCGCATCCAGTATGTCGTACCTGAGATCCACCAGTGTCGGTAATCGCAGGTTGGCGGTTACCAATACTGCATTTTGATTGGGGGGCGGATGCGGGCAAGCCAAAACGGCAATGCGCCCCGACAACCCGTTCAGCGACACGTTACGCCGGGCTTCCCAACGGGCGCACGGGTCGATTTCGGTGGCCAGGACCCGCTGAAGACCAAACCTTGCGGCGGCAATGGCCAAAACCCCCGTTCCGGTTCCAAGGTCAATCCCGATTCCGGCCGCCCCGGTCAGCAATTTCAGGTGGCGACCAAAGCACCACTCCATGGCCTCAAGCGCCAAGCGTGTACTCGGGTGTTGCCCACCACCAAAGGCCACACCGGGCTCGATGGTAATGACCTTTTGATCATCCATTTCCGGAAAGGCCGTTTGGGGCGGCTTCAAAACAATGGTTTCGGTAATTTGGACCGGTCGGGTATAGGCCCTTTCCAGAAATGAAGTGCCGTGCTTATAGCCGTAACACAGGACCCCCTGATCCACCAGCAGGCGCACCACCTCCCGGGCCTCCCCCCGGGTCCGCTTTCCCCCGGCGGAAAGGCGTTCCAACAGAAAGCGCGGGGTTATCCGACCATTTTCGGATGCCACCCAGTCCAAGGCTTCCCGAATCTCTGTTGCGGGGAGTCGATTTGCCTTCACGGCCCCGCCTAGCGCCGACCACCGCCGGGCTTTTCGGCCCCTTCCCGGTCCAACAGGTCGCGATACCAGCAGGA
The Desulfobacteraceae bacterium DNA segment above includes these coding regions:
- a CDS encoding 50S ribosomal protein L11 methyltransferase → MVRLLVDQGVLCYGYKHGTSFLERAYTRPVQITETIVLKPPQTAFPEMDDQKVITIEPGVAFGGGQHPSTRLALEAMEWCFGRHLKLLTGAAGIGIDLGTGTGVLAIAAARFGLQRVLATEIDPCARWEARRNVSLNGLSGRIAVLACPHPPPNQNAVLVTANLRLPTLVDLRYDILDAACAEAVLIFSGIRPGEVPQLLSFYSVGAVDLLYRETQHNWSCVILKKRFDR